In Rhodococcus pseudokoreensis, the DNA window ACGGGCGCGTCCGCGGTGCAGTTCATCCCCGAGATCCAGCCGGACGTCGAGGCGCTGTACGTGTTCCAGCGCACGCCGGCCTGGGTGGTGCCCCGCCTGGACTTCCCGTTCCCGCGGCTCGCGCAGTCGGTGTTCTCGCGGGTCCCCGCGGTGCAGCGCGCGTTGCGACAGATCCTCGACGTCGTCCTGCGGACCCTCTCGTGGGCGATGCGCCGCGAACGCACCGCCCGGCTCCTCAACCCCCTCGGCACCCGCTGGCTCGCCCGGCAGGTGCCGGACCCGGCGCTCCGTTCGGCGCTGACCCCGAACTTCACGCTCGGATGCAAGCGACTCCTGCTGTCCAACACGTATCTCCCGGCCCTGACGAAGAGCAACGTCGAGTTGATCCCGCACGCCCTCACCGAGGTCGACGGACGCGTCGTCGTGGGAGCCGACGGCACCCGGCGCGAGGTCGACGTCATCATCTTCGGCACCGGTTTCGACGTGAGCCATCCGCCGATCGCGAGCCGGATCCGCGGACGCGACGGGGCACTGCTGTCCGAAAAATGGTCGAAGAGCCCCGAGGCCTATCTGGCCACCACGACACCCGGCGCACCGAACGCGTACATCATGCTCGGACCGAACATCCTGGTGTACAACTCGTTCCTCGGCCTGGCCGAGACCCAGCTCGACTACGTGATCGACGGAATCACCAAGGCGGAGCGGCAGGGCATCGAAGTGCTCGAGGTCCGCGACCAGCCGTTCCGCCGGTTCAACGACGCGGTGCAGAAGGGCCTGGAGCCGACCGTGTTCAACAACGGCGGGTGCAGCAGCTACTACCTCGACGCCGACGGCAGGAACTTCGCCGCGTGGCCGTGGTCCACCGGGTCCCTGCGCCGCCGCCTCGCCCGTTTCGACCTCGAGAACTACGCCGTCCGGCCGTACCGGACACAGCCGTCCCCCTCCCCTCACCCGTCAGGAAAGTCACGATGATCGAGATCCATCACACTGCTGTCGCCGGCGCACCCGTCGCGGGCGCGTTCGACTACGTCGACGACTATCGCCACGTCCCGTCCTGGATGTTCGGGATCACGAAGTTCGACCCGATCGGCGAACAGGATCGCGGGCTCGGAGCCGTCTACGACGCCGCGATGAAGATCGGCCCCAAGACCCTCGGTTCGGTCGTGAAGGTCACCGGGTGGGAACGGAATTCGCTGATCGAGCTCGAATCGATCGACGGCCTGTACACGCACTCGCGGTGGCAGTTCGAGGCCGTCGGCGAGACCGAGACCCGCCTGACGGTCGATTTCCGCTACGACCTGCCCGGTGGGCTCGCGGGCAAGGCGCTCGGCAGGATCATCGAGCCCTTCGTCGCCCAGGCGATCCGCCACACCGACGCCACGCTGCGGCGTCAGGTGGAGGAAGTCGCGCGCCGGTCGGCCTGACTCACTGCGCGCCCGCCGTTCACCCTCGTGTGACAGATGGAACAGCCGGCGCTGTGTACATAGTTAGTTAGCCTATGTAATATGTTTTGCATGGACGACGACACGCGGCTGCAGAGCCTGCTCGTCGACCTGGTCACGAATTCTCACCGATTCACCAGGCTCGCGAGCTCCTTCGGATCCGAGGACCATCCCCGGCCATGGGTACGTGCCCTCGCCCTGCTCGATGACCACGGCGAACTCCGCATCAGCGAATTCGCCCGCATCGACCGCTGCTCGCAACCGTCCGCGACCGCCCTGCTCCAGAAGCTCGCCGATCGCGGATACGTGGCCCGCCGGCCCGATCCGGACGACGCCCGGGCAGTCCGGGTGTCCATCACCGATCCCGGACGCAACTGGCTGACCGTGGCCCGGGGCGAGATCGCGGGCGCCCTCGCCCCGCACTTCGCGGACCTCGAACCCGAGCAGCTCGAACGACTGGCGCAGGGCCTGTCGGAACTGCGTTCGATCGTCAAGTCGTCGGCCCGCGCCTGACGACCCATCCACCCCGAAAACACATCGAAGGAGGTGGCCGTGAGCACCACGACCGCAACCGTCACGAACAGCAGCGAGGCGCCACCGAGCCTCCTCCACCAGCCTAAGTCGGTGTGGGCCGTCGCCTTCGCCAGCGTCATCGCGTTCATGGGCATCGGCCTCGTCGACCCCATCCTCAAGCCGATCGGCGAACAGCTGGACGCGACCCCCTCCCAGGTGTCGCTGCTGTTCACCAGTTACATGCTGGTCACCGGGGTCGCGATGCTCATCACCGGTGTGGTGTCGAGCCGGATCGGCGCCAAGAAGACGCTCCTGACCGGTCTCGCTGTCATCGTCGTGTTCGCGGCGCTGGCCGGAAGCTCCGGCACCATCGCCCAGATCGTCGGCTTCCGCGCCGGCTGGGGACTGGGCAACGCCCTGTTCATCGCGACCGCACTCGCCGCCATCGTCGGCGCGGCCAGTGGCGGCGTCGCGCGGGCCATCATCCTCTACGAGGCCGCGCTGGGCATCGGCATCGCCGTCGGCCCGCTGGTCGGCGGTGTCCTCGGCAACATCAGCTGGCGCGCACCGTTCTTCGGCGTCGCAGCCCTGATGGCCGTGGCGTTCATCCTGATCGTCGTGATGCTGCCGTCCGCTCCCAAGCCGGAGCACCGCACGTCGATCGCCGCGCCGTTCCTCGCCCTGCGCCACCGCGGCCTGCTCACCGTCGCGATCACCGCGCTGCTCTACAACTACGGCTTCTTCACCCTGCTCGCGTACACGCCGTTCCCGCTGGACATGGGCACGTACTCGATCGGGTTCATCTTCTTCGGCTGGGGTCTCGCACTGGCCGTCGCGTCGGTGTTCCTCGCCCCGCGCCTGCAGCGGCGCTTCGGCACGCTGCCGATGATGATGGTGGCCCTCGCGCTGTTCGCCCTCGACCTCGCCATGATGGCCGCGTTCACCGAGAACAAGACCGTGCTCATCGTCGGCGTCGTCCTCGCCGGGCTGTTCCTCGGTGTCAACAACACCCTCATCACCGAGACCGTGATGATCTCCGCCCCCGTCGAGCGGTCGACGGCGTCCGCGGCCTACAGCTTCGTCCGCTTCGTCGGTGGGGCCGCGGCACCGTGGGTCGCGGGCAAGCTCGGTGAGAGCAACATTCACCTGCCGTTCTGGGTCGGCGCGGTGTGCACCGCCGCCGCGATCCTCGTCCTCGCGACCGGCCGCAAGGTCCTCGCCCACGTCGACGAGCACGATCCCGAACCGCACAGCGTCGACGAGGCACTGGCCGTCACGGCCGGCGACGCCGACTGACTCCCCGACGTGAGTGGCAAAGCGTGCGCGAGCACACTTTGCCACTCACCTGTCAGAGGTTCAGGTCGGGAAGTCCGAGGAGCGAACGGTACTCGAGACCCTCGGCCGCGATCACGTCGCCGGCCCCGGTCGCCCGGTCGACGACGGTCGCGACACCCACGACGATCGCCCCGACGTCGCGCAGTGCCTTCACCGCGGTGAGCGGCGAGTTGCCCGTGGTGGTGGTGTCCTCGACCACGAGGACACGCTTACCGACGACGTCCGGTCCCTCGATCTGCCGCTGCATCCCGTGCGCCTTCGCGGCCTTGCGCACCACGAACGAGTCGATCGGCCTGCCCGGCGCGTGCATGACGGCCATCGCCACCGGGTCGGCGCCCATCGTCAGCCCGCCGACTGCGTCGAAATCCCAGTCCGCCACCAGTTCACGCAGCAACTTCCCGATCAGCGGGCCCGCCTCGTGATGCAGCGTGGCGCGGCGAAGGTCCACGTAGTAGTCGGCTTCCTTGCCCGAAGACAACGTCACCTTGCCGTGCACAACAGCCAGCTCGCGCACCAACGCGGCCAGATCCTCGCGATCACTCATGCCCGAAACCCTACCCACCTCTACGTGCGGGCACGCCCCCGGCCGAACACGTTGGTCAGCCGCCGGACCAGACTCTTCGGGACGAGACGCCCGGCGGTCGTCAGCACCTTGTACTGGAGGCCGGGGATGCTCACGACCTTGCCGTCCTCGAGATCGGACAGCGACGCCGCGACGACCTGGTCGACGCTCAGCCACATCGCATTCGGAATCGAACTCATCTCGATGCCCGCGCGCTCGTGGAACTCGGTGCGGATGAATCCCGGGCACAGCGCCTGGATCCGCACACCCGTGCCGCCCAGCCCGTTCGCCAATCCCTCGGAGAACGAGATCACGTACGCCTTGCTCGCCGAATACGTCGACCCCCGCCCGGACAGCAGTCCCGCGACGCTCGCCACGTTGATGACGGTGCCGTTCGCCGCCGCGATCATGCCGGGCAACGCCGCGCGGGTCAGCTGCATGACGGCGGTCACGTTCACGTCCAGCTGGGACTGCAACAGCTCCGGCGTCGCGGTCCAGAATTCGCCCGACGTGCCGAATCCGGCGTTGTTGACCAGTACCTCGACACCCTTCCCGAGGCGTTGCGCCACCTCCTCGCGCCCGGACGCCGTCGCCAGATCGGCCTGCAGGATCTCGGACTCGGTGTCGAACAGCGCCTTCATCTCGTCGGCGAGGGCGTGCAGGCGGGTGTCGTCACGCGCGACGAGCACGAGGTCGTAACCGAGGGACGCGAACTTCCTCGCGAAACCGGCACCGAGCCCCGACGTCGGGCCGGTGACGAGGGCAACGGGTCGGGCTGAGCTGGGGGGCGTCGACATACCGGTGACGGTAGCAAGGCGCTGCGCGCCTGTGCGCGGTTAACGAGTCCAGGGACTCGTCAGGCACTCACGAGCGCGGAGCGCCCGGCGGCGGTGCGGGACGGTCCTGGGGCGCGGGACGCGGCGGTGTGGCCGGGCGCGTTTCCGGGGCCGGACGTCCCGGGGATGCGGGACGCGCCTGCGGTGCGGGACGACCCTGCTGGGTGGGACGTCCCTGGGATGCGGGACGCGCCTGCGGTGCGGGGCGTCCCTGCGGTGCGGGGCGTTTCTCCGGTGCGGGGCGTTTCTCCGGTGCGGGGCGCGATTCGACGGGGGCGCCGTCACGCAGACGCGGCCTGCTCGGGTCGTGATGGCCACGGTCGAGTCCGCTCGGCTCGGTGACCGGGGGCAGGACGTGCAGGATGCCGGACAGCCGGGCGACGGCCTCGATGGCCGAATCCCACTCCCGGCCGCTGCTGCCGATGGGCAGCGAACCGAGGGTCCACTCGCCCTCGCTCCACAGCATGTTCACGTGCGGCGGCACCGACTCGGTGAACGCGACCATCCGCTGATCGCAGACCCTGCGGGCGATCTCGAGGTCGGTGGCGAATACGACGCGCGGTCCGATGGCGCCGAGGAGGTCGAGGTCCGAATCCTTCGGCGGCGGGGTCGACTTGAGGCGGAGGTCGATGTCGACGTCCGAACCCACCCGGCGGCGCACCGCGACGATGGTCGCGGTCTCCTCGAGGTCGAACAGGATGAACGACTCGCCGCGGCGTTCGCCCTTCACCACGTCGATGGCGCTGAGGTACTCCTGCTTGGCCAGCGCGGCCCGATGGAACTGGGCGGGCAGCCGCTCTTCGACGTTGTCGTACGTGTAGCCCTGGGCCTTGGCCCAGATCTGCCGCACACGACCCGTCTGATCACGACGCGAGCGATCGAAATAGAGCAACGCGCACGCGCCTGCGAGTGCGATCAACGCCAGTACGAACCACATTCCGGTCATCGATGATCAGCCTAGCGAGTCGAGGGCGTAACGAGGGTAGGCGGTGCCGGGACACCCCGTGTCGGTTTTGCCCGAACCGGCCCGGCGGCCGTGTCCGCCGGCACGGGTGGGCTCAGTTGCCACCGAGCTTGGGCAGCTCGGTGCTGATGATCGTCTCGGCCATCATCGTGCCGTTCTCGACCTTCGTCCCCTGCACCATGACGGTGAATCCGGGTTTCAGATCGGCGACCGTGGTGCCGTCGAGTGCGATCACGTTGGTCTGCGCGTTGGTCTGGACCGTCAGTTTCGAACCACCGAGGGCGTCGAGGGTGAGCGTGGAACCGTCGTTGGCGCTGATCGTTCCGAACGCGGCGCCCGCAGCCCCGATGGCCTCGCCGATTCCGCCGGGAAGTTGATCGAGCGGCGACTCGGTGGTGCTCGACGGCGGCGGCGTGGTCGTCTTCGGCGGCGCGGTGGTGGCCGGCGGGCGGGACGTGGTGGGACCCGCCGCGGTGGTGCTCGACGAGTTGTTCGGCGCCGTCGTGAACAGGGCGACGCCGAAGCCGATGACCGCGATCAGCAGCAGCGCGGCAGCGGCGGCCGCGATCCACGTGCCGATCCGGCGCGGCTTCTTGTCCTCGGTGGCCTCCGCGACCGGCGCCTGGTACTGCGATCCCGGGTACTTGCCCGGCGGGTACTGCGATCCCGGGTACTGGGCGTTCGGGTACTGCCCCGTCGGATACCCGCCCTGGTACTGCTGGGCCTCGTACGGCGGATACGGCTGCGTGGCGTTCGGCGGCGGAGCCTGCTGGTCGAACCGCGGGTCGTAGGTCGGATACGCCTGCGTCGGATTGGGCTGGTTCTGCCCGTACGCCGCGGTCGGGTCGGACGTGTAGAACTGCTCGGTCGGTCCGCCGGCGGAGCCCAGGTACTGGGTGCGGTGGTCCTGGTCCGACGAGCCGAAGTGCTCGGTAGGCTGGTCCTGCCGCGACCACGCCTGCGTCGGGTCCTCGTCACGAGCCCGCGACGCCGAATCGTCATGCGCCCGCGACGCCGAATCGTCGGTCGTCCACGACTCCGAATCGTCGGTCGTCCACGACTCCGTGCCGTCGTACGCGCGCTCCTGCGGGGTGCGCGGATCGTCGGGGTTCGTCATGATCGGCCCCTCCCTCGGGTTCGTGTGGCCGGTGTCCTGCGGTTACGGACGATCCAGGGTAACGGCGAAACTTAAGACTCCCCTGTGAAAACACAGGTGAGTGGCGCGGCGTGCGGGAGCACACCGTGCCACTCACCTGGGGGATCAGCCGAGGACGAGCGCGTCCCCGGTCTCGGACACCTTCACAGGGACGGTGTCACCGTCCTTGACGTCGCCGGCCAGCAGCAGCTTCGCGAGCTGGTCGCCGATCGCCTGCTGGATCAGCCTGCGGAGCGGCCTGGCCCCGTACATGGGGTCGTAGCCGCGGACGGCCAGCCAGAAGCGGGCCGAGTCGGACACGTCCAGCGTCAGCCGCCGCGCCGCGAGCCGGCGGGACAACTGGTCGAGCTGGATGTCGACGATCGACTCGAGCTGCTCCTCGGTGAGCGGTTCGAAGATCACGACGTCGTCGAGCCGGTTGATGAACTCCGGCTTGAACGCGTGCCGCACCGCATCCATCACCTGCTCCCGCGATCCGCCCGCACCGAGGTTGGACGTGAGGATCAGGATGGTGTTGCGGAAGTCGACCGTCCGCCCCTGACCGTCCGTCAGCCGGCCTTCGTCGAGGACGGCGAGCAGGATGTCGAAGACGTCGGGGTGCGCCTTCTCCACCTCGTCGAACAGCACCACCGTGTACGGGCGCCGTCGCACTGCCTCGGTGAGCTGCCCGCCCGCCTCGTACCCGACGTAGCCGGGCGGCGCGCCGACGAGCCGGGCCACCGAATGCTTCTCGCTGTACTCGGACATGTCGATGCGGACCATGGCGCGTTCGTCGTCGAACAGGAAGTCCGCGAGGGACTTCGCGAGCTCCGTCTTACCGACACCGGTCGGTCCGAGGAACAGGAACGATCCGGTGGGCCGGTTGGGATCGGCGACGCCGGCGCGGGCGCGGCGGACGGCGTCCGACACGGCGACGACGGCCTCTTCCTGTCCGACGACCCGCTTGCCCAGTTCGGATTCCATCCGCAGCAGCTTGGCGGTCTCGCCCTCCATCATGCGGCCGGCGGGGATGCCGGTCCATGCTGCGACCACGTCGGCGACGTCGTCGGGCCCCACTTCCTCCTTGAGCATGACGTCGCCGTCGGCGGCGGCACCGGACTCGCGGGCAGCCTGCTCGAGTTCCTTCTCGAGCTGCGGGATCCGCCCATAGCGCAGTTCCGCGGCCCGGCCGAGGTCGCCGTCGCGTTCGGCGCGTTCCTCCTCACCGCGCAGCGTCTCGAGCTGCACCTTGACTCCGCGGACGGAGTCGATGGCCTGCTTCTCGTTCTGCCAGCGGGTGGTCAGCTGATTGAGCTTCTCCCGTTCGTCGGCCAGTTCCTGACGCAGCTTCTCCAGCCGGTCCTTGGACGCCGCGTCGGATTCCTTCTGCAGCGCCATCTCCTCGATCTCGAGGCGGCGGACGATGCGTTCGACGGTGTCGATCTCCTCGGGTCGCGAGTCGATCTCCATCCGCAGCCGGGACGCGGCCTCGTCCACGAGGTCGATCGCCTTGTCCGGCAGGAACCGGGACGTGATGTAGCGGTCGCTGAGCGTGGCGGCGGCGACGAGCGCGGAGTCGGTGATGCGCACCCCGTGGTGCACCTCGTACCGCTCCTTGAGCCCGCGCAGGATGCCGACGGTGTCCTCGACGGACGGTTCGCCGACGAGCACCTGCTGGAAGCGGCGTTCGAGGGCGGCGTCCTTCTCGATGTACTTGCGGTATTCCTCGAGGGTGGTCGCGCCGACGAGCCGCAGCTCACCGCGGGCGAGCATCGGCTTGATCATGTTGCCGGCGTCCATCGCCGACTCACCGGTGGCACCCGCACCGACGATGGTGTGGAGTTCGTCGATGAACGTGATGACCTGACCGGCCGAGTTCTTGATGTCGTCGAGGACGGCCTTGAGCCGCTCCTCGAACTCGCCGCGGTACTTGGCTCCGGCGACCATCGATCCGAGGTCGAGGGAGATCACCGACTTGCCGCGCAGCGATTCGGGGACGTCGCCCTGCACGATGCGCTGCGCCAGCCCCTCGACGATGGCGGTCTTGCCGACGCCGGGCTCACCGATCAGCACCGGGTTGTTCTTGGTGCGGCGGCTGAGGACCTGCACGACGCGGCGGATCTCGTTGTCGCGGCCGATCACCGGGTCCAGCTTGCCGTTGCGGGCCAGGGCCGTGAGGTCGGTGGAGTACTTCTCGAGCGCCTGGTACGTGCCCTCGGGATCCGGGCTGGTGACACGAGCACTGCCGCGGACGGTGGTGAACGCGTCGCGCAGCGCCTCGGGGGTGGCGCCGTGCCTGCCGAGCAGCCCGGCCACGTCCGACTCACCCGATGCGAGCCCGACCATCAGGTGTTCCGTCGACACGTACTCGTCGTCGAGTTCGGTGGCGAGGCGCTGTGCTGCGGTGAGTGCGGCGAGGGCCTCCCGGCCGAGCTGCGGTGTGGTGGTGGCGCCCGTCGTCTTGGGCAGCCGGTCGACGAGATTCTGCGCTTCGCGGTGGACCGCGGCGGGGTCGACGCCGACCGCCTTGAGCAGCGGGGCGGCGATGCCGTCGGTCTGGTCGAGCAGGGCCACGAGCAGATGCGCGGGCCTGATGTCGGGATTACCGGCCGACGACGCCGACTGGAGCGCAGCGGTCATCGCGGCCTGGGTCTTGGTGGTCGGATTGAACGAGTCCACTGGTCACCTCTTCTGGCGTTGTAGAGCGGTTCGCCGCCGGGGCCGGGTGGCACGTGGCGACGCTGTCATCTTCTTAACGCACGAAGAGTTGAGTCTGTTCCGCTCAACTTTGAATTTTTTTGGCTACCCCCATCATCTCGCCCCCCGAGACTCCGCGGGGCGGTAAATCACGCCCCGATCGCGGCACCCATCATCGGCCAGGACGTGGTGAGGTCGTCACGCCAATATCCCCACGAGTGGGTGCCCACCGGCCGGAGGTCGACGGTGGCGGGAATGTCGAGGGCCCGGAGTTTCTCCGCGAGCCGCATCGTGCAGTCGTTGGTCACGGCCTCGATGACACCGCCGACCACCACCTGCGTCGCGAGGGCGCGGCGGTCGCCGCCGACGGTCCGGGCGTCGAGGGTGTCGTACGGCCCCGGCAGTCCGCTGCCGTTGGAGATGTAGAGGGTGGTCCCCCGGAGTTTCTCGGCGTTGACGTACGGATCGTTCGCGGCCCACAGCGGATCGTTGGCAGCACCCCACATGTTCTCCGGGTTGCCGCCGAAGTCCGCGACCGTGATCTCGACGAATCGGCGGGCCACCGGGTCGCTCGTCATCGCGCACCCGCTGTAGGCGCCGACGCTCTGATACAGCCCGGGCTTGGAGATCGCGAGGTTGAGCACGCTGGTGGCCGACATGGACAGCCCGGCGATCGCGTTCCTGCCGGTCGTGTCGAGCGCCGAGTCGACGATGGGCGGCAGTTCCTTCGTCAGGAACGTCTGCCACTTGTTCCGCCCGAGTTCGGGATCGTCGCGCTGCCAGTCGGCGTAGTAACTGGACTGGCCACCGAACGGGATGACCACGTTGACGTCCTTGTCGGAGAAGAACTTCTCGACGTCCGCCTTCTGCTCCCAGCCGAACTGTTCGGAGTTTCCCTCGACGCCGCCGAGCATGTAGACGGTGGGACGTTTCCCGGACGCGGCGCGGATGACCCGGACGGTGACGTCCTTGTCCATGGCCGTCGAGTGAACCGTGAAGTTCATCTGCGATTCGCCGACCGGGGTGACCTCGACCAACCGCGAACCGTCGGGCGCCTCGTCGGCCGTGATCGACTCGACCGTCGCCCGGGGTTCCGCGGAGGCGATCGTTCCGATGCTCGACGCCATCAGGCCGCCGACCGCCAGCACGACGGCGCCCACGCGTCGAACCGAGCCGGCGCTGCGCATCCCCTGGCGAAACCGACCCCGATTCCGCGCAACACCAACTCGCATGGAGCCCCCCTCGGTAACCCGGTCCGATTATCGATGCACATCGTGCCCTGCCGGTGGTCACGGCTCAATAGCGACCCGCCGAAATGCCGGGGTCGGAGGCCGAACCGGCCGGCGCCGTAACCCGGGGTACTGCGCGGAGGACGGCTAGAATGCGGGTGTTCGAATCAGCAGGCACGGAGGCAGGGGACGGCTTGACACGAGATTGCCTCGACCCACTCGTGATTTCGCGTCTGCGCGCCAGCTTTTCGTCGATCGTGTCCACCGAACACGGCCACAACCGGCTCACCACCACGTTCTACGCCACCCTGTTCGCCGAACACCCCGAATTCCGCGCGCTCTTCCCGGCGGCGATGGATCAGCAGAGTCATCGCCTGTTCCAGGCGCTGCAGTACGTCATCGACAACCTCGAGGACGCAGACCGGATCCTCGGTTTCCTGAGCCAGCTCGGCCGCGACCACCGCAAGTACGGCGTCGAGGGCAGGCACTACTTCGCGTCGGGCCATGCGCTGCTGGTCGCCGTGCAGAGCTCCTTCACCCAGGCCATCTGGACGCCGTCACTGACCGCGGCGTGGACGGAACTGCTCGACCTACTCCTGAACACGATGGCCGACGCCGCGGACAACGACGACCTGCCCGCCGCCTGGGGCGCCACCGTCGTCGATCACGAACGCCGCCTCGACGATCTCGCGATCGTCCGGCTCGAGACCGACTCCCCCATCCCCTACGGCGCGGGCCAGTACCTCAGCGTCCAGATCCCGCAGCGCCCCCGGATGTGGCGGTACCTGTCGGCGGCCATCCCCGCCAACCCGCACGGACAGCTCGAATTCCACGTCCGCCGGGTGTCGGGCGGGTGGGTCAGTCCGGCCATCGTGAACGAGACGCAGGTCGGCGACCGCTGGCTGCTCAGCTCGCCGCTCGGCGGGCTGGAGGTGGACCGCGAGAGCGGTCAGGACGTCCTGATGATCGGTTCGGGGACGGGCATTGCGCCGCTGCGCGCGCAGGTGATGGAAATGGCGATGCGGTCGAACAACCCGCGCGTCCACATGTTCGTGGGCGGCAAGTACCCGTGCGACCTGTACGACATCGAGACACTGTGGCACCTGTCGCTGAGCAATCCGTGGCTGACCGTGGTTCCCGTCTCCGAGGAGGACGAGGACCCGTGGTGGCACACGAGTCCCGCCCCCGAGGCGCCGCCGGGGTTGCATCAGCGACTCCAGGGCCAGCTGGGCCGGGTGGTCGCGCGGTTCGGGTCGTGGGCGGACCGGCAGATCCAGATCTCCGGTTCACCGGCGATGATCAAGACCACCGTGT includes these proteins:
- a CDS encoding globin domain-containing protein; the protein is MRVFESAGTEAGDGLTRDCLDPLVISRLRASFSSIVSTEHGHNRLTTTFYATLFAEHPEFRALFPAAMDQQSHRLFQALQYVIDNLEDADRILGFLSQLGRDHRKYGVEGRHYFASGHALLVAVQSSFTQAIWTPSLTAAWTELLDLLLNTMADAADNDDLPAAWGATVVDHERRLDDLAIVRLETDSPIPYGAGQYLSVQIPQRPRMWRYLSAAIPANPHGQLEFHVRRVSGGWVSPAIVNETQVGDRWLLSSPLGGLEVDRESGQDVLMIGSGTGIAPLRAQVMEMAMRSNNPRVHMFVGGKYPCDLYDIETLWHLSLSNPWLTVVPVSEEDEDPWWHTSPAPEAPPGLHQRLQGQLGRVVARFGSWADRQIQISGSPAMIKTTVYALQGGGTPPELIRHDPLI